In the genome of Mixta calida, the window CAGACGCGCCACGACATAGCCGTCGCCGCCGTTATTGCCATGACCGCAAAGTATCAGCCAGTGTTGCGCCTGCGGCCACTGTCTGCGAATCAGGTCGAAAGCGGCGGCGCCCGCGCGCAGCATCAGTTCGTATAAGGTAATGCCTAACGTGTCCGCGCCTTCGGTTTCCAGACGACGCAGCGCCTGCGCAGGCCAGACAGAGTGTGGTAAACTACAGGCGTTTTCCTTCTCGGTATTATCAGTCATGTCACACCCTCTCGATCTTCAACAGCTTGCTCAGGATATAAAACAGTGGGGACTGTCGCTCGGCTTTCAGCAGGTCGGCATCTGCGACACCGATCTCAGCGTGGAGGAGCCGCGTCTGCAGGCCTGGCTGGATAAGCAATATCATGGCGAAATGGAGTGGATGGCGCGACATGGCATGATGCGCGCCCGCCCGCATGAACTGCTGCCTGGCACCCTGCGCGTAATCAGCGTGCGGATGAACTACCTGCCGGCGAAAGCCGCCTTTGCCAGCACGCTAAAAAATCCCCGTCTGGGTTACGTCAGCCGCTACGCTTTAGGTCGCGACTATCACAAAGTATTACGCAATCGCCTGAAAAAGCTCGGCGATTTAATCCGTGAGCGCTGCGAAGCGGCGAATTTTCGCCCGTTTGTTGATTCCGCCCCCTTTTGGAGCGGCCGCTGGCGGCGAAAGCAGGACTCGGCTGGACAGGTAAGCACTCACTTATCCTCAACCGCGAGGCGGGCTCCTGGTTTTTTCTTGGCGAACTGTTGATCAATTTGCCGTTGCCGGTCGATCAGCCGCAGGAAGAACAGTGCGGGCGCTGCGTCGCCTGCCTGACCACCTGCCCGACCGGCGCCATCGTTGAGCCTTACGTGGTAGATGCGCGCCGCTGCATCTCCTACCTGACCATCGAGCTCGAAGGCGCGATACCAGAAGCGTTTCGACCGCTAATCGGCAACCGAATCTACGGCTGCGACGACTGTCAGCTGATCTGTCCCTGGAACCGCTTCGGCCAGCTGACCGACGAGGATGACTTTTCGCCGCGCGCGGCGCTACACGCCCCGCCGCTGACGGAACTCTTTATGTGGGATGAAGCGAAATTTTTGCGTATCACCGAAGGCTCGGCCATTCGACGCATCGGCCATTTGCGCTGGCTGCGCAACGTGGCGGTGGCGCTGGGCAACGCGCCCTGGGATGAGGAGAATATCGCCGTGCTGAACCGTCGCCTGGGCGAAAACGCCATGCTGGATGAACATATCGAATGGGCGATAGCGCAACAAAAACTGCGCCGGGCGGAAAACGCCATTGAGGTGCAGCGTCCACAGCAAAAACGGCTGGTGCGTGCTGTGGAGAAAGGTTTGCCGCGTGATGCCTGACCTGCTTAGAAAATCACCTGTCGTTACCCTGCTAATTTTTCCACACGCTGTGCATAAAAATAAAAAAGCGTTGTCATTCAAGTGACACACGAAGCGCAAGAGACAAAGATAACAAATTGAAATATCATCATATTTATATATTTCAATAATTTACACCGATAATGTAAGCAAATAATAACTGCTAAGCGCAGCGGGAAAGAATCGCAGCCTGTGGATAAGTCTGTTTAAACTGATTTGGCTTAATGCGTCGTCGGCGCGTCTGGCGGGCGTTGCCGCTGTGGATAATTACGATATGGTAATGAAATTTGGAGCGGGAAACGAGACTCGAACTCGCGACCCCGACCTTGGCAAGGTCGTGCTCTACCAACTGAGCTATTCCCGCAATGACGTAGGCAAATCGAAGAATTTGGAGCGGGAAACGAGACTCGAACTCGCGACCCCGACCTTGGCAAGGTCGTGCTCTACCAACTGAGCTATTCCCGCAGGGGTATTACCGGTTACCGCAAAAATTTGGAGCGGGAAACGAGACTCGAACTCGCGACCCCGACCTTGGCAAGGTCGTGCTCTACCAACTGAGCTATTCCCGCAGGGGCGTTACCGGGTACTGCATAAATTTTGGAGCGGGAAACGAGACTCGAACTCGCGACCCCGACCTTGGCAAGGTCGTGCTCTACCAACTGAGCTATTCCCGCAATCGTAGCCGATTAAAATTCTTCATCGGTACGGGGAGCGCATTATACGAGAAAACTTTTGCCCTGCAAGCCCTTGAGGGCAAAAATTTGCGCTTTCGATGCGTTTGCTGATTTAAGCGGCGGAATGGCGTTTTTTTAGCCGATCCGCCCGTCTGCTACAGCTGCAAAAAATGGGTACGGTAGTAAGCCAGCTCCGCTACCGACTCGCGGATATCATCCAGCGCCTGGTGCGTGCCCGCTTTTTTAAAGCCTGCCAGGATATCCGGCTTCCAGCGACGCGCCAGCTCTTTCAGCGTGCTGACGTCCAGATAGCGATAGTGGAAATAGCTCTCCAGCTCCGGCATATATTTAAACAGGAAGCGGCGGTCCTGGCCGATGCTGTTGCCGCAAATCGGCGACGCGTTAGCGGGCACCCACTGTTTTAAGAATTCCAGCGTCGCCAGCTCGGCGGCGCGATCGTCATACTGACTTGCCTTCACCCGCTCCACCAGGCCGCTGTTGGTATGGGTACGCACGTTCCATTCATCCATCAGCGCCAGCTGTTCAGCGGATTGATGCACCGCCAGCACCGGGCCTTCCGCCAGAATATTCAGGTTAGCGTCCGTTACCAGCGTCGCAATTTCAATAATGCGATCGCGTTCTGGATCGAGGCCGGTCATTTCCAGATCGATCCAGATAAGATTGTTTTCATTTCCCATGTTTTATCCCGCCGTTGGCTCGGTTGTGTTTCCGGCTGAATCGCCAGGACGCGTCGCATAATGCCTGGTTGCGTCGCTCGCCGTAATTCAGCCCAGGGTGTATCATAGACGTTTTGCCCAACGAGGCGAAACCGTCCGAGTGCATGTGAGGAAGAGTGAGTAAAAATAAACTGTCTAAAGGCCAGCAGCGTCGCGTTAACGCTAACCACGAACGCCGTCTCAAACAGCGTGCGGATAAGCCTGAACCGGATGACAGCCTGTTTGGCGAAGCGCAGGACGGCATCGTCATCAGCCGCTTCGGCATGCATGCGGACGTAGAAGACAGCGCAGGTCAGGTTCACCGCTGCAATATTCGCCGCACTATTCGCTCGCTGGTGACCGGCGATCGCGTGCTCTGGCGTCCCGGCGTTGAAGGCGGCGCCACGGTAAAAGGCATCGTCGAAGCGGTGCATGAGCGCCATTCGGTGCTGACGCGCCCCGACTTCTACGACGGCGTGAAGCCGGTCGCGGCGAACATCGACCAGATCATCATCGTCTCCGCCATCGTGCCGGAGCTGTCGTTGAATATTATCGACCGCTATCTGGTCGCGAGCGAAACGCTCGGCATCGAGCCGCTGCTGGTGCTGAATAAAACCGACCTGCTGGATGACGCAGGCCGCGCCTTTGTTGATAAGCAGATGGATATCTATCGCCATATCGGCTATCGCGTGCTGATGGTCTCCAGCTACGAAAAAGCGGGCCTGGCCGATTTGGAAGCGGCATTGACCGGCCGCATCAGCATTTTCGCCGGGCAATCGGGCGTCGGAAAATCGAGCCTGCTCAACGCGCTGCTGGGCCTGGATCTGAGCGATAAAACCATCCTCACCAACGACGTTTCCGACGTCTCCGGGCTGGGCCAGCACACCACCACCGCCGCGCGCCTCTATCACTTCCCGCATGGCGGCGACGTGATAGATTCGCCCGGCGTGCGCGAGTTTGGCCTCTGGCACCTGGAGCCGGAACAAATCACCCGGGGATTTGTCGAATTTCGTGCGTTTTTAGGCGGCTGCAAGTTCCGCGACTGCAAACATGACAACGATCCCGGCTGCGCGATCCGCGAGGCGGTGGAAAATGGGCTTATCGACGAAACGCGCTTCGAAAACTACCACCGCATACTGGAGAGCATGGCGCAGGTAAAAACGCGTAAAAACTTCGGTAATGACGAAGATTAATACAGCAAATATGGCATTATCGGCGCGTTAGCCTAAACAGGCTGTCGCTGCTACAATTCGCCCCCTTTTTCTTCAACGTCGTGTGATTAAGCCAGGAGGCTAACGTGTTGGATTCTATTAAACTCGGCCTGAATCATCTGCTCCCTAAAAAGTGGCTCACCGAGCTGGCTGGCTGGGCCGCCAGCAAACGCGCCGGCTGGCTGACCAAAGCAGTGATCGATATTTTCGTCTGGTTCTATCGCGTCGATATGTCCGAAGCGCAGAAGTCAGACACCGCCAGCTACCGCACCTTTAACGATTTCTTCGTGCGTCCGCTGCGCGACGAAGCGCGTCCGATCGACGCCGATCCGAACCTGCTGGTGCTGCCGGCGGATGGCGCCATCAGCCAGCTGGGCCATATCGAGGGCGACACGATTTTTCAGGCGAAAGGCCACTACTATTCACTGGAAGCGCTGCTGGCGGGCGATCGTCAGATGGCGGCGCAGTTCCGCGACGGCGAATTCGCCACGACCTATCTGGCGCCGCGCGACTATCACCGCGTGCATATGCCGTGCAACGGCATCCTGCGCGAAATGATTTACGTGCCGGGCGATCTCTACTCCGTTAACCCGCTGACCGCGCGCAATATCCCGAACCTGTTTGCCCGTAATGAACGCGTTATCTGCTATTTCGATACCGAATTCGGCCCAATGGCGCAGATCCTGGTGGGCGCGACCATCGTCGGCAGCATCGAAACCGCCTGGTCCGGCACCGTTACGCCGCCGCGCGAAGGGGTCATCAAACGCTGGAGCTTTCCGGGCGCCGACGCCGAAGGCGCCGTGGTGCTGCTGAAAGGTCAGGAGATGGGCCGCTTCAAGCTGGGCTCGACCGTCATTAACCTGTTCGCGCCGGGACGCATTAAGCTGGCGGAAAGCCTGGAAGCGGAAAGCAAAACCCGTCTCGGTCAGCCAATGGCTATGGCGCTGCAACGCACCGATGCGGAAACCGTTTTACACCACGATTAAGATATCACCGTGCGCCTGATCCTCTCTTTTATTCTCGCCTGCGTATTCACCCTGCCCGCCTTCGCCGCCAGCGCGCCTGACGCGGCGCAGGTTCGTCAGGAGCTGGAGCAGGCGAAATCCGCCAAAGCGTCGCCGGCTCAGGCTGAGCTGGTGCAAACGCTGGAATCCGCGCTGGGCTTTATCAACGCCCGCAACGAGTCGCTGGAGCGGGCGAAACAGTATCAGCAGGTGATCGATGATTTTCCTAAGCTGGCGCGCGAGCTGCGCCAGCAGATCGCCAGCCTCAACGACAGCCAGCGGACATTGCGCAGCGGCATGACCAGCGCCGAGCTGGATCAGGAGATCCTGCAGGTCAGCAGTCAGCTGCTGGAAGAGGGACGCCAGGCGCAGCAGGAGCAGGATCGCGCCCGCGAGATCAGCGATTCGCTGGGTCAACTGCCACAGCAGCAGAGCGAGGCGCGTCGCGCGCTGAGCGAAAGCGAACGCACGTTACATGGGCAAGCCGTCGCCTCCGGCGCGCTGACCCATGCGCAGAACTACGCGCGTCAGG includes:
- the rsgA gene encoding small ribosomal subunit biogenesis GTPase RsgA, with the translated sequence MSKNKLSKGQQRRVNANHERRLKQRADKPEPDDSLFGEAQDGIVISRFGMHADVEDSAGQVHRCNIRRTIRSLVTGDRVLWRPGVEGGATVKGIVEAVHERHSVLTRPDFYDGVKPVAANIDQIIIVSAIVPELSLNIIDRYLVASETLGIEPLLVLNKTDLLDDAGRAFVDKQMDIYRHIGYRVLMVSSYEKAGLADLEAALTGRISIFAGQSGVGKSSLLNALLGLDLSDKTILTNDVSDVSGLGQHTTTAARLYHFPHGGDVIDSPGVREFGLWHLEPEQITRGFVEFRAFLGGCKFRDCKHDNDPGCAIREAVENGLIDETRFENYHRILESMAQVKTRKNFGNDED
- the asd gene encoding archaetidylserine decarboxylase (Phosphatidylserine decarboxylase is synthesized as a single chain precursor. Generation of the pyruvoyl active site from a Ser is coupled to cleavage of a Gly-Ser bond between the larger (beta) and smaller (alpha chains). It is an integral membrane protein.), whose amino-acid sequence is MLDSIKLGLNHLLPKKWLTELAGWAASKRAGWLTKAVIDIFVWFYRVDMSEAQKSDTASYRTFNDFFVRPLRDEARPIDADPNLLVLPADGAISQLGHIEGDTIFQAKGHYYSLEALLAGDRQMAAQFRDGEFATTYLAPRDYHRVHMPCNGILREMIYVPGDLYSVNPLTARNIPNLFARNERVICYFDTEFGPMAQILVGATIVGSIETAWSGTVTPPREGVIKRWSFPGADAEGAVVLLKGQEMGRFKLGSTVINLFAPGRIKLAESLEAESKTRLGQPMAMALQRTDAETVLHHD
- the orn gene encoding oligoribonuclease, with product MGNENNLIWIDLEMTGLDPERDRIIEIATLVTDANLNILAEGPVLAVHQSAEQLALMDEWNVRTHTNSGLVERVKASQYDDRAAELATLEFLKQWVPANASPICGNSIGQDRRFLFKYMPELESYFHYRYLDVSTLKELARRWKPDILAGFKKAGTHQALDDIRESVAELAYYRTHFLQL